From Coffea arabica cultivar ET-39 chromosome 10e, Coffea Arabica ET-39 HiFi, whole genome shotgun sequence, one genomic window encodes:
- the LOC113712335 gene encoding uncharacterized protein: protein MAIAFTNVSWWLWSGKQHEHEDPKVPNGTSVNPSPDPGLWEADTVKFPLVHRGGLGPSPRRVKRKWHSREARKIDKEYDVVLVPSDGGCLSGSDSDDSDWSIGWLEPHGPAFRTDDDSDDSFAVLVPCYGRGRGELEENVKDKILDTIGNIPDLYATETKNYMEQWLSSLQNN, encoded by the exons ATGGCTATAGCATTTACAAATGTGTCATGGTGGTTGTGGAGTGGAAAGCAGCATGAACATGAGGACCCCAAAGTCCCCAATGGAACTTCTGTGAATCCTTCACCGGATCCCGGATTGTGGGAAGCGGATACTGTAAAGTTTCCTCTGGTTCACAGGGGAGGTTTGGGACCTTCTCCTAGACGAGTTAAGAGAAAATGGCATAGTCGGGAGGCGAGGAAGATTGACAAGGAGTATGATGTTGTTCTTGTCCCATCAGATGGTGGATGCCTTTCAGGGTCTGATTCCGATGATTCGGATTGGTCAATCGGATGGCTGGAGCCCCATGGCCCTGCCTTCCGAACCGATGATGATTCAGATGATAGTTTTGCTGTGCTGGTTCCTTGTTATGGACGTGGCCGGGGAGAACTGGAAGAGAATGTGAAGGACAAGATTTTGGACACCATTGGAAACATCCCTGATCTGTATGCTACAG AAACCAAGAATTATATGGAGCAGTGGCTTTCTTCTCTACAGAACAATTGA
- the LOC113712330 gene encoding protein NETWORKED 2A-like yields the protein MLHRAARNAYSWWWASHVRTKQSKWLDQNLQDMEEKVEYVLKIIEEEADTFKQRAEMYYRKRPELVNFVEDSVRRYRALAERYDHLSRELQNANKTIASVFPETVDLPMDDDDFDGQNLPVAAMPFDKFNILSNSKHPPPAPEISIAKNSSVRKRNGKMPTRLMSRKGLLKTNADDSAAAGPISGLNKSEALQKIDKIQKEILALQTEKEFVKSSYESGLEKYWNIENQISGMQTEVSNLQDEFGICKVIDDNEARTLMTATALNSCQQALTQLQEKQEKSAEEARGENRKLQETREKFKRLKEKFNSNQARQEVYLEEESRTSHNVGAYKQDKEVDNAEQNIIHDVEPLQKRIKEELQLNLASPLTMSELAEKVDELVDQIINLESAVFSQTAYVKRLTSETYELQTHLRSLEEEKDTLIEGSDGMNRKIRDLEEELQRVQRLNKCIQEKNNRLQDHCVEASCNLDDLSEKLLHVKLDEETEKLTLFSKDTHVPGVNPGKDILRNKKHAQNVEEIFHVVNIQAEKQASKPEQNRCKIKEINCPVQSSSSNHRDCILPYREVKSTTDASAGLEVQEIPSCSSVVLQRKVESDGIKGDSNSTSAESNGCLLSNQSQNQFTSLSGASLDVNSEEWFGEARDGIGPDYGSTIMKNRVKFNLVDTSTSETARDESFFQLNQQTNSDDFPTAQKVASPGANSQKKCSQDESVSPPDYHIKPLENVTMEEKVLKKDALVHSRSSICGKGIMYSNQGDHLCDKPIKGPMKDVHSDSSERRSAEEGCGTATYQSLSIEGHMKVESSPDDFFLSNRDDCMDGYSLKDRVGDLLDANLDKSDNNNNIQSAAKNHPRSFKIETGGDLSTPSASDNNRDMEEDYWNTAKASRNSGESRLSSQLNDLPMNSQVKSISETSPLKVLAANEDNRAPDISPTSSELATVKDQKMYSFPDQGKDQEAKQQQVFQPLQHDLSGNQDELGVGDDDQPNWKELFLSGLDDREKLLLQEYTSILRNYKEAKKKLNEVEKKKRASLFQYCIQIKVLKSANASKDAKIESLEKKLNLLGKKKDAAVDSIESRASASYHVSAEQNLLTEQKTLADMVGAPTPQSMDTRVESPPQEQPKISFVEENGAIKVINLDETQNLSVVEERIRTDIDELLEENIGFWMKFSTSFHQVQKFQTTVRDLQAELAEVKANNKHSGSTNHQLLVSEIRPIYRHLSEIQTELTLWLDQNDMLKDDLDNRLASLSGIQEEILSNAGSSAEETELSDYQAAKFQGEVLNMKQENNKLAGELHLGLERVKVILVEIERTLRDLDTEFGVAARKQQPRNSPIRSKIPLRTFLFGVKLKKQKPSFFACISPSLQKQYSDLKAVQI from the exons ATGTTGCATAGAGCAGCTAGGAATGCATATTCATGGTGGTGGGCTAGCCATGTTAGAACGAAGCAGTCAAAATGGCTGGACCAAAACCTACAAG ATATGGAAGAAAAAGTGGAGTACGTACTTAAAATCATTGAAGAGGAAGCTGACACGTTTAAACAGCGGGCTGAAATGTACTATAGGAAGAGACCAGAGCTCGTAAACTTTGTTGAAGATTCGGTCAGGAGATACAGAGCTTTGGCTGAGAGATATGATCATTTGTCAAGAGAGCTGCAGAATGCCAATAAAACCATTGCCTCTGTCTTCCCTGAAACTGTTGATTTACCGATGGATGACGATGATTTTGATGGACAAAACTTGCCTGTGGCAGCGATGCCTTTTGATAAATTCAACATCCTCTCCAACTCCAAGCATCCACCTCCTGCCCCTGAGATAAGTATAGCAAAAAATAGTAGTGTTAGAAAGAGAAATGGCAAGATGCCAACTAGACTAATGTCAAGGAAGGGGTTGCTGAAGACTAATGCTGATGATTCAGCAGCTGCCGGTCCGATATCAGGATTGAACAAATCTGAGGCACTTCAAAAAATTGACAAGATTCAAAAGGAAATTTTGGCCCTTCAAACTGAAAAGGAGTTCGTGAAAAGCTCATACGAGTCTGGGCTAGAAAAATATTGGAACATTGAAAACCAGATAAGTGGAATGCAAACAGAGGTCAGCAACTTACAGGATGAGTTTGGGATTTGCAAGGTTATCGATGATAATGAAGCTCGAACCTTGATGACTGCCACAGCCCTGAATTCATGCCAACAGGCCTTAACCCAATtacaagaaaaacaagaaaaatcagCTGAAGAGGCCCGAGGGGAGAACCgaaaacttcaagaaacccgAGAGAAATTCAAGAGGCTAAAAGAGAAATTTAACAGCAATCAGGCACGTCAGGAAGTGTACTTGGAAGAAGAAAGCAGAACGAGCCACAACGTTGGAGCGTATAAGCAAGATAAAGAAGTAGACAATGCTGAACAGAACATTATTCATGACGTTGAACCACTGCAGAAAAGAATAAAGGAAGAGTTGCAGCTAAACTTAGCAAGTCCTCTGACCATGTCAGAACTTGCAGAGAAAGTTGATGAACTCGTGGATCAGATTATAAATTTGGAAAGTGCTGTATTTTCTCAGACTGCTTATGTAAAGAGATTAACGTCAGAGACATATGAGCTCCAGACACACCTTAGAAGTTTGGAAGAGGAGAAAGACACTCTGATTGAAGGTTCAGACGGCATGAATCGGAAGATAAGAGATCTTGAAGAAGAATTGCAGAGAGTACAAAGACTCAACAAGTGCATTCAAGAAAAGAACAACCGCCTCCAAGATCATTGTGTTGAAGCAAGTTGTAATCTCGATGATCTTTCTGAAAAATTGCTGCATGTGAAGCTAGATGAGGAGACAGAGAAGTTAACTTTATTCAGCAAAGATACCCATGTTCCAGGTGTCAATCCAGGCAAAGATATTCTTCGTAATAAGAAACACGCACAGAatgttgaagaaatttttcatgtTGTGAACATTCAAGCAGAGAAGCAAGCCAGCAAACCGGAGCAAAATAGATGcaaaatcaaggagataaaCTGTCCTGTGCAATCCAGCTCAAGCAACCACCGTGACTGTATCCTGCCATATAGAGAAGTGAAATCCACTACAGATGCCAGTGCAGGATtagaagttcaagaaattcCTTCCTGCAGCTCTGTGGTTCTTCAACGTAAGGTAGAGAGTGATGGTATCAAGGGTGACAGCAACTCCACAAGTGCTGAATCAAACGGTTGTCTGCTGTCCAATCAAAGCCAAAACCAATTTACTTCCCTATCTGGAGCTTCTCTTGATGTGAATTCAGAAGAGTGGTTTGGAGAAGCAAGAGATGGGATAGGTCCTGATTATGGCTCAACAATTATGAAGAACAGAGTGAAATTTAATCTTGTGGATACCAGCACTTCTGAAACGGCAAGAGACGAAAGCTTTTTCCAATTAAATCAACAAACTAACAGTGATGATTTTCCCACAGCACAAAAAGTAGCTAGTCCAGGTGCCAATTCACAGAAAAAGTGCAGTCAAGATGAATCTGTGAGTCCACCTGACTATCACATTAAGCCTCTAGAAAATGTGACAATGGAAGAAAAAGTGCTGAAAAAGGATGCTCTGGTGCACAGCAGGTCTTCCATATGTGGAAAGGGTATAATGTATTCAAACCAAGGTGATCACCTTTGTGATAAACCAATAAAAGGTCCAATGAAAGATGTTCATAGCGACAGTTCTGAAAGGAGGTCAGCAGAAGAGGGTTGTGGTACAGCTACTTATCAGTCTTTGTCTATTGAAGGGCACATGAAAGTAGAATCCAGCCCGGATGACTTTTTTCTCTCCAACAGGGATGATTGCATGGATGGTTACTCATTGAAAGATCGAGTGGGAGATCTTCTGGATGCCAATCTAGATAAGTCAGATAACAATAACAACATCCAATCAGCTGCCAAGAACCATCCCAGGTCATTTAAGATAGAAACAGGTGGTGATCTTTCGACACCGAGTGCTTCTGATAACAATAGGGACATGGAGGAGGATTATTGGAATACCGCAAAAGCCAGCAGAAATTCTGGAGAGTCCAGACTCAGTAGCCAGCTTAATGATCTTCCAATGAATAGTCAAGTGAAAAGCATTTCAGAAACCAGTCCATTAAAGGTGCTTGCTGCAAATGAAGATAACAGAGCTCCTGACATCTCACCCACCTCATCAGAATTGGCAACTGTAAAGGACCAAAAGATGTACAGCTTTccggatcaag GCAAGGATCAGGAAGCAAAGCAGCAACAGGTGTTCCAGCCACTTCAACATGATCTCAGCGGGAACCAAGATGAACTTGGTGTAGGGGATGACGATCAGCCTAATTGGAAAGAGCTGTTTTTGAGTGGGTTAGATGACAGAGAGAAGCTTCTATTGCAGGAGTATACATCCATTCTTAGGAATTACAAGGAAGCAAAAAAGAAGCTCAATGAAGTGGAGAAGAAAAAGCGAGCTAGCCTTTTTCAGTATTGCATACAGATAAAAGTCCTCAAGAGTGCTAATGCCTCAAAAGATGCAAAGATTGAATCATTGGAGAAGAAACTGAACTTgcttgggaaaaaaaaagatgcagCTGTTGATTCAATAGAAAGCAGAGCCTCAGCCAGCTACCATGTCTCAGCTGAACAGAATTTACTAACAGAGCAGAAGACTCTTGCAGATATGGTAGGTGCTCCAACTCCTCAGTCCATGGATACTAGAGTGGAATCGCCTCCACAAGAGCAGCCAAAGATCTCCTTTGTGGAAGAGAATGGAGCCATCAAGGTTATTAACCTAGATGAAACTCAAAATCTTTCGGTTGTTGAAGAAAGAATTCGCACAGACATTGATGAATTGCTGGAGGAAAATATAGGATTCTGGATGAAGTTTAGCACCTCGTTCCATCAAGTACAAAAATTCCAAACAACTGTCCGGGATCTGCAAGCTGAGCTAGCAGAAGTGAAGGCAAACAACAAGCACAGTGGAAGCACAAACCATCAATTACTTGTATCAGAAATTCGTCCAATTTACAGGCACCTGTCAGAAATACAAACTGAGCTAACTCTATGGTTGGACCAAAATGACATGTTGAAAGATGACTTGGATAACAGGTTAGCCTCGCTGTCTGGCATACAAGAAGAGATCTTGTCAAATGCAGGGTCAAGTGCAGAAGAAACTGAGCTGAGTGACTATCAAGCAGCCAAGTTCCAGGGCGAGGTTTTGAATATGAAACAGGAGAACAATAAGCTTGCTGGTGAACTGCACTTGGGTCTGGAACGTGTCAAAGTCATCCTGGTTGAGATTGAAAGGACACTTAGAGACCTGGATACTGAGTTTGGAGTTGCCGCAAGAAAGCAACAACCTAGGAACTCACCGATTCGATCCAAAATTCCGTTGAGGACTTTCTTGTTTGGTGTAAAGTTAAAGAAACAGAAGCCATCATTCTTTGCTTGCATTAGTCCGTCATTGCAGAAGCAGTATAGCGACTTAAAAGCTGTACAGATATAG
- the LOC113712333 gene encoding uncharacterized protein, with product MGEKSKKPRKNFVTEEDISTLLQRYTATTVLTLLQEVAQVQDSKIDWNVLVKKSTTGISNPREYQMLWRHLAYRDALLDRLDDAAAQPLDDDSDLECDLEAFPAVSNEAMAEAAACVKVLIASGPSDPNGLTVEAPLTINIPKGQPSKAPENSHCNVFAQGTNITVPVSVQKPSLPSVASAEALDSNGAANANLPRRKRKAWTDAEDQELMAAVRKFGEGNWANILKGDFKSDRTASQLSQRWAIIKKRQGNLTLGTGSQLSEVQLAARRAVSLALNMPMGDTLKSSPSISSGTNANVAHSKLGPPHSNETPSIVAPLQHDSVSTAGHQIGSSKSRVTTKKPSTKSTISSDSMVKAAAVAAGARIATPSDAATLLKAAQSKNAVHIMPGGSVLKSSMAGNANSLPSNVHFIRTGLASKPLSTYSTAAVSSSQNGGTQQVLGTSSKPAIPLNQPNSAGTAQELSAPSEVKSVAVPGPVSRLESKIVEDFGTFMCNSEKELLKENQAGFKCDGSNEQMKGDLTAVSVDTKPNQVQEDQGASENLCSDQAEGGQASVMGEILKEHASGDEVSASANALNKKAGDLIDSQSSSMAASNGHLGPTDNQASTTFDSVRKDDVMGMPVKCISDKPVKEMFENNMAKREEGLIMDLDGNDGQANLKQ from the exons ATGGGGGAGAAATCAAAGAAGCCCAGAAAGAATTTCGTCACCGAAGAAGACATTTCCACTCTCTTACAAAG GTATACGGCGACGACGGTGCTGACGCTGCTGCAGGAGGTGGCGCAGGTGCAGGATTCTAAAATTGATTGGAATGTTTTGGTGAAAAAGTCGACGACAGGAATTTCTAACCCGAGGGAGTACCAGATGCTTTGGCGGCATTTGGCTTATCGCGACGCTTTGCTTGATAGACTCGATGATGCTGCTGCTCAACCTCTG GATGATGATAGTGATTTAGAATGTGACTTGGAAGCTTTTCCCGCGGTGAGTAATGAAGCTATGGCAGAAGCTGCAGCTTGTGTGAAG GTATTAATTGCTTCTGGACCAAGCGATCCCAATGGCTTAACAGTTGAAGCTCCCTTAACTATTAATATTCCGAAAGGCCAGCCATCCAAAGCTCCTGAGAATTCACATTGTAATGTGTTTGCGCAAGGGACGAACATAACAGTTCCAGTTTCTGTACAGAAACCGTCACTGCCTTCTGTCGCAAGTGCTGAAGCATTGGATTCTAATGGAGCAGCTAATGCAAATTTGCctcgaaggaaaagaaaagcatgGACAGATGCTGAGGATCAGGAACTTATGGCTGCTGTGCGAAAGTTTGGTGAAGGAAATTGGGCAAATATCTTAAAAGGAGACTTTAAGAGTGATAGAACAGCCTCACAACTATCTCAG AGGTGGGCTATTATCAAGAAACGACAGGGTAATTTGACTCTAGGAACAGGCTCACAGCTTTCAGAGGTTCAGCTGGCTGCCCGTCGTGCTGTGTCACTGGCTCTTAATATGCCTATGGGGGATACCTTGAAATCATCTCCTTCGATTTCATCAG GGACGAATGCAAATGTTGCACACAGCAAACTTGGACCACCTCATTCTAATGAAACTCCATCCATTGTCGCACCATTGCAACATGATTCTGTGTCAACTGCAGGGCATCAAATTGGATCATCAAAATCTCGAGTTACAACCAAGAAACCTTCTACAAAATCTACTATTAGTTCGGATTCAATGGTTAAAGCGGCAGCAGTAGCTGCTGGAGCCCGAATTGCTACCCCTTCAGATGCTGCAACACTACTCAAGGCTGCACAATCTAAGAATGCTGTCCATATCATGCCCGGAGGTTCTGTGCTCAAATCGTCCATGGCAGGCAATGCAAATTCATTGCCCAGCAATGTGCACTTCATCCGCACTGGCCTGGCTTCAAAACCACTTTCCACTTACTCAACAGCTGCAGTAAGTTCCTCACAAAATGGTGGTACTCAGCAAGTCCTAGGCACATCTTCAAAACCTGCAATACCTCTAAATCAACCCAACTCAGCTGGCACTGCTCAAGAATTAAGTGCACCGTCTGAAGTAAAAAGTGTTGCCGTGCCTGGCCCTGTTTCAAGGCTCGAGTCAAAAATTGTTGAGGATTTTGGTACCTTTATGTGCAATTCTGAAAAAGAGCttcttaaagaaaatcaagCTGGTTTCAAATGTGACGGGTCCAATGAACAAATGAAAGGAGATCTGACTGCTGTTTCTGTTGATACTAAACCAAATCAAGTCCAAGAGGATCAGGGTGCTTCAGAGAATTTATGTAGTGATCAGGCTGAGGGAGGTCAAGCATCTGTTATGGGCGAAATATTGAAAGAGCATGCCAGTGGTGATGAGGTCTCTGCTTCAGCCAATGCTCTTAACAAAAAAGCAGGAGATCTGATTGATTCACAAAGCTCTAGTATGGCAGCTAGCAATGGTCATCTTGGTCCAACTGACAACCAGGCCTCAACCACATTTGACAGCGTAAGGAAGGATGATGTGATGGGTATGCCAGTTAAATGCATCAGTGATAAACCCGTCAAGGAAATGTTTGAGAATAACATGGCAAAGAGAGAAGAGGGCTTAATcatggatttggatggaaatgATGGACAAGCAAATTTAAAGCAATGA